A section of the Pseudanabaena mucicola str. Chao 1806 genome encodes:
- a CDS encoding B12-binding domain-containing radical SAM protein, which produces MNQSYFQSEHLLFEPATPDRNAINLVFAFPSTYSVGITSLGYQGVWANLATRSQVNVRRWFTDAHEDLPRQMEILGFSFSWELDYVNILAALQKFDIPIDTSDRTDKHPLVFGGGPVLTANPEPFAAWFDVILLGDGEDLIGNFLNAYQEVRHASREVKLRHLVKLEGVYVPQLYEVSYESEDGAITSIQPIDSDIPAIIHKQTYKGNTLSASTVVTEKAVWESIFMVEVVRSCPEMCRFCLASYLTLPFRTANLETSLIPAIAKGLTVTKRLGLLGASITQHPEFETLLDYLAHPQFDDVRLSLASVRTNTLTEKLARILSSRDSRSATIAIESGSERLREIINKKLHNDEIKQAAINAQAGGLKSLKLYGMAGVPMENDGDIEQTIEMLLSLRKIAPKLKITFGCSTFVPKSHTPWQWQGVSTTAEKKMQHFRKKLVPKGVEFRPESYKDSIMQAMISRGDRRLTKLLRLACSYSNGDVPSDGSYKRAFKELRGQLPPLSWYVHENWDIHQVLPWQHLRSALPLETLIKHREISFKALVDKNCPTKVI; this is translated from the coding sequence TTGAATCAATCATACTTCCAGTCCGAACATTTGCTCTTTGAACCAGCTACACCCGATCGCAATGCAATTAATCTTGTTTTTGCTTTTCCTAGTACCTACAGTGTGGGAATTACAAGCTTAGGCTATCAAGGGGTTTGGGCAAATTTAGCCACGCGATCGCAGGTTAATGTGAGGCGTTGGTTTACGGATGCCCATGAGGACTTACCGCGACAGATGGAGATTTTGGGCTTCTCCTTTTCATGGGAATTGGATTATGTCAATATTCTTGCAGCCTTACAGAAGTTTGACATTCCCATTGATACTAGCGATCGCACCGACAAGCATCCACTAGTATTTGGTGGAGGACCAGTGCTAACTGCCAATCCTGAACCATTCGCTGCTTGGTTTGATGTTATTTTGCTGGGTGATGGTGAAGACTTAATTGGCAACTTCCTGAATGCTTATCAAGAAGTCCGTCATGCTAGTCGAGAAGTAAAACTGCGTCATTTAGTGAAACTAGAAGGCGTTTATGTACCGCAACTCTATGAAGTATCCTATGAATCAGAGGATGGGGCGATCACTTCAATTCAACCCATAGATTCTGATATTCCCGCTATCATCCATAAGCAAACCTATAAAGGAAATACTCTTTCAGCTTCTACGGTCGTTACTGAAAAAGCAGTTTGGGAGAGTATTTTCATGGTGGAAGTGGTGCGGAGTTGTCCAGAAATGTGTCGCTTCTGTTTGGCTAGTTATCTCACGCTACCTTTTCGGACTGCAAATTTGGAAACCAGCTTAATTCCTGCGATCGCTAAGGGCTTAACTGTCACCAAGCGCTTAGGTCTGCTTGGGGCATCGATTACTCAACATCCTGAGTTTGAAACTTTATTGGATTATCTTGCTCATCCGCAATTTGATGATGTGCGGCTCAGTCTTGCCTCGGTTCGTACTAATACCCTCACAGAAAAATTAGCACGAATTCTCTCTAGCCGTGATAGCCGATCCGCGACAATTGCGATCGAGAGTGGTTCTGAACGCTTGCGGGAAATCATCAATAAGAAGTTACATAACGATGAAATCAAACAAGCTGCAATTAATGCTCAGGCTGGAGGATTGAAGTCGCTGAAGCTTTACGGTATGGCAGGTGTGCCGATGGAAAATGATGGTGATATTGAGCAGACGATTGAGATGTTGCTCTCTCTGCGTAAAATTGCTCCAAAGCTCAAAATCACCTTTGGCTGTAGTACTTTTGTGCCCAAGTCCCATACGCCTTGGCAATGGCAGGGGGTCAGCACTACTGCCGAGAAGAAGATGCAGCATTTCCGCAAGAAGCTTGTACCGAAAGGGGTTGAATTTCGTCCTGAAAGTTATAAAGATTCCATTATGCAAGCGATGATTTCAAGAGGCGATCGCCGTCTGACTAAGTTATTACGTTTGGCTTGCAGCTATAGTAATGGGGATGTCCCGAGTGATGGTTCTTATAAACGCGCTTTTAAGGAACTCCGTGGGCAGTTGCCACCGTTATCTTGGTATGTTCATGAGAATTGGGATATTCATCAGGTTCTGCCTTGGCAACATTTACGGAGTGCTTTGCCATTAGAGACTTTGATTAAACATCGTGAAATATCTTTTAAGGCTCTTGTGGATAAAAATTGTCCCACCAAGGTTATCTAG
- a CDS encoding DUF2330 domain-containing protein produces the protein MKRFLNWMQVLISTTLVCVVVFAYSPAVFAFCGFYVSQADASLFNKASQVVIARDGKRTVLTMANDYQGDVKDFALVVPVPVLLKEKQVRIGEQKIIDRLDSFSAPRLVEYYDSDPCARYEAYDRMSVIRGTSAAAPMEAKASRDNYQVTIEAKFSVGEYDILILSAKESDGLEAWLVDNDYKIPKGAKELLQPYIRQNMKFFVAKVNIAELNKTGSQVLRPLMMAYESNKFMLPIRLGMLNANGDQDLLVYILSPKGQAEVANYRTIKVPSGDDIPVYVKNEFGEFYKSMFKNSYNKEGRKVAFLEYAWDMSSCDPCSADPLSQEELRKAGVFWLDSPSSNQPSSRRIRPIFPPNGGRVFITRLHIRYNRDKFPEDLAFKETSNQESFQGRYVLRHPFKGETNCDAGREYQKSLRPRFEKEAQTLANLTGWNIADIRRKMNLSGLPKPVEVPFWENIWK, from the coding sequence ATGAAACGCTTTTTGAATTGGATGCAAGTACTCATCAGTACTACCCTTGTCTGTGTAGTTGTCTTTGCCTATTCCCCTGCAGTATTTGCCTTTTGTGGATTTTATGTATCCCAAGCTGATGCTAGTCTGTTTAATAAGGCTTCGCAGGTGGTGATTGCTCGTGATGGCAAGCGCACGGTTTTGACGATGGCGAATGACTATCAAGGCGATGTTAAAGACTTTGCACTCGTTGTGCCAGTACCAGTATTGTTAAAAGAAAAGCAAGTTCGCATTGGAGAACAGAAAATCATCGATCGCCTTGATTCTTTTAGTGCTCCTCGCCTAGTCGAATATTATGATTCTGATCCCTGTGCAAGATATGAAGCCTATGACCGCATGAGCGTGATACGCGGAACAAGTGCGGCGGCTCCGATGGAAGCAAAGGCAAGTCGTGATAATTATCAAGTTACGATTGAAGCGAAGTTTTCTGTTGGTGAATATGACATTCTCATTCTCAGTGCCAAGGAATCCGACGGGTTAGAAGCTTGGTTAGTTGATAATGATTACAAAATCCCCAAAGGGGCAAAGGAATTACTTCAGCCCTATATTCGCCAAAACATGAAGTTCTTTGTGGCAAAGGTGAATATTGCCGAATTGAACAAAACAGGTTCGCAGGTTCTCCGTCCCTTAATGATGGCATACGAATCAAACAAGTTCATGCTACCGATTCGTCTAGGAATGTTGAATGCTAATGGTGATCAAGATTTGTTAGTTTATATTCTCTCGCCTAAGGGACAAGCTGAGGTCGCCAACTATCGCACGATTAAAGTCCCATCGGGCGACGATATTCCTGTATATGTAAAGAATGAATTTGGCGAATTCTATAAGTCCATGTTCAAGAATTCCTATAACAAAGAAGGTCGCAAAGTCGCTTTCTTGGAATATGCTTGGGATATGTCAAGCTGTGATCCTTGCTCGGCTGATCCGCTGTCACAGGAAGAACTTCGCAAAGCGGGTGTATTCTGGCTCGATTCCCCCAGTTCAAATCAGCCATCAAGTCGGCGAATTCGCCCAATATTTCCTCCTAATGGTGGTCGCGTTTTCATTACGCGCTTACATATTCGCTATAACCGTGATAAATTCCCTGAAGACCTAGCTTTTAAGGAAACTTCCAATCAAGAATCTTTCCAAGGTCGTTATGTGTTGCGCCATCCATTTAAGGGTGAGACAAACTGTGATGCTGGTCGCGAATATCAAAAATCATTGCGTCCACGCTTTGAAAAAGAAGCCCAAACCCTCGCAAATCTCACGGGTTGGAATATTGCCGATATTCGTCGTAAGATGAATCTTTCTGGTTTGCCTAAGCCAGTAGAGGTTCCTTTCTGGGAAAATATCTGGAAATAA
- a CDS encoding RnfABCDGE type electron transport complex subunit D, translated as MPRSLSRIFAVSTHLFKDARDYQILFLSVFLILGVSTRDWSLKPMAIALTFMTCWLTQIAMVSLFPPVASKQERWLSLKSATITALGLSLLLRSDSYGAIACASFLAITSKFIFRTNGKHWFNPANFGIVVVLLLDSFVWDNHAWVSNGQWGEDSLYALIFLGLGGIVLKKVGRWDTSVMFFVTYALLEGLRNLWLGWTWDVLVHRLTSGSLLLFALFMITDPRSIPNAKIARLIWAIAIAVLAFIFRNVFFNNDAMFYALFLISPLTVLGDRLWNAPRFQWLPRRLSIQI; from the coding sequence ATGCCGCGATCGCTTTCCAGAATTTTCGCAGTTAGCACACATCTTTTCAAAGATGCTCGCGATTATCAGATTCTGTTTCTATCTGTATTTTTGATTTTAGGTGTAAGTACTCGTGATTGGTCATTGAAACCAATGGCGATCGCGCTGACCTTTATGACTTGTTGGCTTACGCAAATAGCTATGGTCAGTCTATTCCCACCAGTGGCTTCAAAACAGGAGCGCTGGTTATCACTCAAGAGTGCCACGATTACGGCTTTGGGATTAAGTTTATTATTACGCTCCGATAGTTATGGTGCGATCGCCTGTGCATCATTTTTAGCGATCACCAGCAAATTTATTTTTCGTACCAATGGCAAACATTGGTTTAATCCTGCAAATTTTGGGATTGTGGTTGTTTTGTTGCTGGATAGTTTTGTTTGGGACAATCACGCATGGGTTTCTAACGGGCAATGGGGCGAAGATAGTTTATACGCTTTGATATTTCTCGGTTTAGGTGGCATCGTTCTCAAAAAAGTTGGGCGTTGGGATACGAGCGTCATGTTTTTTGTTACCTATGCCCTATTAGAAGGATTACGCAATCTCTGGCTGGGTTGGACTTGGGATGTATTAGTCCATCGTTTGACTAGTGGCTCTTTGTTGCTGTTTGCATTGTTTATGATTACTGATCCACGTTCCATCCCCAATGCCAAGATCGCCAGACTAATTTGGGCTATAGCGATCGCAGTTTTAGCCTTTATCTTCCGCAATGTGTTTTTTAATAATGACGCGATGTTTTATGCGTTATTTCTAATCTCGCCTCTTACAGTTTTAGGCGATCGCCTATGGAATGCCCCGAGATTCCAATGGTTGCCAAGACGATTGAGCATTCAGATCTAG
- a CDS encoding allophycocyanin subunit alpha-B, whose translation MSVVIQVLERADEELRYPTIAELQSVKNFLATGAQRVRIATVLAESEDKIVKKATTELFRIHPDYISPGGNAYGQKQRNQCLRDFTWYIRLVTYGVLAGDKEPIEQIGIIGAREMYNSLGVPLAGMADAIRALKNASLALLSKEDADTAEPYFDYIVQALS comes from the coding sequence ATGAGTGTAGTTATTCAAGTTTTAGAAAGAGCTGACGAAGAACTTCGTTATCCCACCATTGCCGAGCTACAGAGCGTAAAGAACTTTCTCGCTACTGGCGCTCAAAGAGTGCGGATTGCCACAGTCTTGGCAGAAAGCGAAGATAAAATCGTCAAGAAAGCAACAACAGAACTATTTAGAATTCACCCTGACTACATCTCTCCTGGAGGTAATGCCTATGGACAGAAGCAGCGCAACCAGTGCCTGAGAGACTTCACTTGGTACATACGCCTCGTTACCTACGGGGTCTTAGCAGGTGACAAAGAGCCAATTGAGCAAATTGGGATCATTGGCGCTCGTGAAATGTATAACTCCCTCGGAGTGCCTTTAGCTGGTATGGCTGATGCCATTCGCGCTCTCAAAAATGCATCTCTCGCATTGCTGAGCAAAGAAGATGCTGACACTGCCGAGCCTTATTTCGACTACATCGTTCAGGCTTTATCCTAG
- a CDS encoding transglutaminase TgpA family protein, with protein sequence MDTIRQPQVDPPSQPPKKTGAFEKLRQASEFTVKGVEDSIPLRVMVQIFVFISIGAIDAVASTNNSIWAIPLSAIAAVWAWYARRKRNVLVKLCIAITMIAMLVIFINDLVRMAEDTKLLLARLLIQLQVLHSFDLPRRKDLGYSIVIGLILMAVAATLSQTMIFALWLIVFLIIGLPILFLDHRSRLGVKTQSFQLEKMGVSLRPLLGLLAIILVLGLTIFAFLPRLPGFQLRNFPVSVNLSIQREIPRGGILNRQQQTQQSQSGTNGSGNVGTGSNTGESNNDQDTLPPLFAPEIDTTSSGASQLNKKRRSELVMRVRSQAELFWQVMAYDEFTGKGWRISRNNPQQLRTLKRNPLNYEFLLPIPTYAFIGSSKAIKPIAFQEVVQTYTITSKNFPNLVPAAAVPNRIFFPSEELDVDLEGMIRSPGPLPEDMTYTVISNVPERDPQLLRQMPNEYPRAIRNYYLKIPPNLSPQVRDKALSLIANAQDAQGKPITVDNPYDLAIQLTQGLKQNFVVKPLKFDETKGDVVSQFVEQGGGEESHFVSTLAIMLRSLGIPTRYVVGFASGKFNPFTGLYEVQNTDTQSVVEVFFPVYGWFAFDPVPSRPLFPPSIENNRTFGVIQTFWSWIAKLLPTPVNNFFGNLFDSIGKFIGGVISWLIEMGWIGIAFGLAIAFGFGIGCWALWQLIIWWWRVQQLGKMPIPQRTYQQMLQWLAEQGKPKSPQQTPQEYVVSLRDRVSDQQASAIAQITQIYQDWRYGDRHSDQRRDYSLDTELQMLLKQLKSKV encoded by the coding sequence ATGGATACGATTCGGCAACCCCAAGTAGATCCCCCATCACAGCCTCCAAAAAAGACTGGTGCATTTGAGAAATTGCGACAAGCCTCAGAATTTACAGTTAAAGGGGTTGAAGACTCGATTCCTTTGCGGGTGATGGTGCAAATTTTTGTATTTATCAGCATTGGGGCAATTGATGCTGTGGCAAGTACAAATAACAGTATTTGGGCGATACCTCTCAGTGCGATCGCGGCTGTCTGGGCATGGTATGCCAGACGCAAACGCAATGTGCTTGTGAAATTATGCATTGCAATCACCATGATTGCAATGTTGGTGATCTTTATCAACGACCTTGTGCGAATGGCTGAAGATACAAAGCTATTGTTGGCGAGATTGTTGATTCAGTTACAGGTGTTGCATAGCTTTGACCTTCCTCGTCGCAAGGACTTAGGCTATTCGATTGTGATTGGCTTGATCCTGATGGCTGTAGCGGCAACCTTGAGCCAGACAATGATCTTTGCACTCTGGTTAATTGTTTTTTTGATCATTGGGCTACCGATTTTATTTCTGGATCACAGATCACGTTTAGGCGTAAAAACTCAGAGTTTTCAACTAGAAAAGATGGGGGTCTCCCTAAGACCTTTACTAGGATTACTGGCGATCATTTTAGTCTTGGGTTTAACTATATTTGCCTTTTTGCCACGTTTACCAGGGTTTCAACTACGCAACTTTCCTGTTAGTGTTAATCTTTCGATTCAGCGTGAAATTCCACGTGGGGGAATTTTAAACAGACAGCAGCAAACTCAACAGAGTCAATCTGGAACTAATGGCTCGGGGAATGTTGGCACTGGCAGCAATACGGGTGAAAGTAATAATGATCAAGATACTTTACCACCGTTATTTGCCCCTGAGATTGATACAACTTCATCGGGGGCAAGTCAACTTAATAAAAAACGCAGATCGGAATTAGTTATGCGGGTGCGATCGCAAGCAGAGCTATTTTGGCAAGTGATGGCATACGATGAATTTACGGGTAAAGGATGGCGCATTTCTCGAAACAATCCGCAGCAACTCCGCACTCTCAAACGTAATCCCCTTAATTACGAATTTCTCTTGCCAATTCCGACCTATGCTTTTATTGGTTCTAGTAAAGCCATCAAGCCGATCGCATTCCAAGAGGTTGTCCAGACATACACGATTACTTCTAAGAATTTCCCAAACCTTGTCCCTGCGGCAGCAGTGCCCAATCGCATCTTTTTTCCTAGTGAAGAGTTGGATGTAGATCTCGAAGGGATGATTCGCAGTCCTGGTCCATTGCCTGAGGACATGACCTATACGGTGATCTCAAATGTGCCAGAACGTGATCCGCAACTATTGCGCCAGATGCCCAACGAATATCCTCGCGCAATTCGTAACTATTATTTAAAAATCCCGCCGAACTTGTCACCGCAGGTGCGGGATAAGGCTTTAAGTTTAATCGCAAATGCTCAAGACGCTCAGGGTAAGCCAATCACCGTGGATAATCCCTATGATCTAGCAATACAACTCACGCAGGGGCTGAAACAAAACTTTGTGGTGAAACCACTCAAATTTGATGAAACCAAAGGCGATGTGGTATCGCAATTTGTGGAGCAGGGTGGTGGCGAGGAGAGTCATTTTGTGTCCACATTGGCGATTATGTTGCGATCGCTCGGTATTCCTACCCGCTATGTGGTTGGCTTTGCTTCAGGGAAATTCAACCCATTTACAGGGCTATATGAGGTGCAAAATACAGATACACAATCTGTGGTTGAAGTATTTTTTCCTGTTTATGGGTGGTTTGCCTTTGATCCCGTCCCTAGTCGTCCCCTATTCCCTCCCTCAATTGAAAACAATCGCACCTTCGGCGTAATTCAAACCTTTTGGAGTTGGATCGCCAAACTTTTACCTACTCCTGTCAATAATTTCTTCGGCAATTTATTTGACAGTATTGGCAAGTTTATCGGTGGGGTGATTAGCTGGTTGATCGAAATGGGTTGGATTGGAATTGCCTTTGGGCTAGCGATTGCCTTTGGCTTTGGCATTGGATGCTGGGCTTTATGGCAGTTGATTATCTGGTGGTGGCGTGTGCAGCAGTTAGGCAAGATGCCCATACCTCAACGCACCTATCAACAAATGTTGCAATGGCTCGCTGAGCAAGGTAAACCCAAATCACCCCAGCAAACGCCACAAGAATATGTGGTAAGCCTGCGTGATCGTGTATCAGATCAACAGGCTTCAGCGATCGCTCAAATCACTCAGATTTATCAAGACTGGCGTTATGGTGATCGGCATAGCGATCAGCGTCGTGATTACAGTTTAGACACAGAGCTACAAATGTTACTGAAACAACTTAAATCCAAGGTTTAA
- a CDS encoding prohibitin family protein has translation MQDQETSWQSLILVVILGILALISFNSFVIINPGEAGVLSILGKAKDGVLLEGVHFKPPVISQVDVYDLTVQKFEVPAQSSTKDLQQLTASFAINFRLDPIEVVTIRRTQGTLQNIVSKIIAPQTQESFKVAAARRTVEEAITKRDELKLDFDEALSQRLSKYGIIVLDTSVVDLNFSTEFSKAVEEKQIAEQRAQRAVYIAREAEQEAEAIINRAKGQAEAQRLLRETLTPELLQKQAIEKWDGKFPQVLGGNGAVPFLNLDITTSQK, from the coding sequence ATGCAAGACCAAGAAACAAGCTGGCAATCTTTAATCCTAGTTGTCATATTAGGAATTCTCGCACTGATCAGTTTTAATTCCTTCGTGATTATTAACCCTGGTGAGGCTGGAGTATTGAGTATCTTGGGCAAAGCAAAAGATGGTGTGCTGCTAGAAGGAGTGCATTTCAAGCCGCCTGTAATATCACAGGTCGATGTCTATGACCTAACTGTCCAGAAATTTGAAGTACCCGCCCAAAGTTCTACTAAGGATTTGCAACAGCTTACAGCTAGTTTTGCGATTAACTTTCGTCTTGATCCCATCGAAGTTGTCACAATTCGACGAACTCAAGGCACTTTGCAAAATATTGTCTCCAAAATCATCGCCCCACAGACCCAAGAATCATTTAAAGTTGCGGCTGCTAGACGCACAGTCGAAGAAGCAATTACTAAACGTGATGAACTGAAGTTAGATTTTGATGAGGCTCTTAGCCAGAGATTGAGCAAATATGGCATCATTGTCTTGGATACTAGTGTTGTCGATTTGAACTTCTCCACGGAGTTCTCTAAGGCTGTAGAGGAAAAACAAATTGCCGAACAACGCGCTCAAAGGGCGGTATATATTGCCAGAGAAGCGGAGCAAGAAGCAGAAGCAATCATTAACCGGGCTAAGGGTCAGGCTGAGGCACAACGTCTATTACGGGAAACCCTGACTCCTGAGCTTCTGCAAAAACAAGCGATCGAAAAGTGGGATGGCAAGTTTCCCCAAGTTTTAGGAGGAAATGGTGCAGTTCCCTTTTTAAATCTCGATATTACAACATCACAAAAGTAA